A stretch of Thermoanaerobaculales bacterium DNA encodes these proteins:
- the folK gene encoding 2-amino-4-hydroxy-6-hydroxymethyldihydropteridine diphosphokinase, with protein sequence MQVVLGLGGNLGDVPAALVAARAQLGAWTQVLAASRLYRTAPVGPVAQPPFLNAALLVGVDLGLGELLERCHELEAAAGRNRAGEPRWGPRPLDIDLLAARDIVHRGPRLELPHPRLHDRAFALVPAAEVVGGWIHAPFGRTLDALAADALGRDPAAILEVVPDDRWRT encoded by the coding sequence GTGCAGGTGGTTCTCGGCCTCGGCGGCAACCTGGGTGACGTGCCGGCCGCGCTCGTCGCCGCGCGTGCGCAGCTCGGAGCATGGACGCAGGTGCTGGCCGCGTCGCGGCTCTACCGGACGGCGCCGGTGGGCCCGGTCGCGCAGCCGCCCTTCCTCAACGCGGCGCTGCTCGTCGGCGTCGACCTCGGCCTCGGCGAGCTGCTCGAGCGGTGTCACGAGCTGGAGGCCGCGGCCGGCCGGAACCGTGCGGGCGAGCCGCGCTGGGGCCCGCGGCCGCTCGACATCGACCTGCTGGCTGCGCGTGACATCGTCCACCGCGGACCGCGGCTCGAGCTGCCCCACCCCCGCCTCCACGACCGCGCGTTCGCGCTCGTGCCGGCGGCGGAGGTGGTGGGCGGCTGGATCCACGCGCCGTTCGGCCGGACCCTCGACGCGCTGGCAGCGGACGCGCTGGGGCGCGACCCCGCCGCGATCCTCGAGGTCGTCCCGGACGATCGCTGGCGGACCTGA